GCACCCGACCAGTGATGAGCGGCAGGTTGCCGAGCTCGTTGTAGGTGGGGATGATGACCAGGGTCTTGTCGCTGGGCTTGCTCATGGCAGTAAGGTTTCTCCTTTTGCTTCGGGTTCGCGGGCGCCACGATCGGTGCGGGCGAGTAGGCGTATTGGCGGCGGCGCCAGAGTACGGGCGCGGAGCGCTTATGAGTTGCTAGGCGTCCTTGCGCTGCTTTCGAAAGGACAACGCGCCGACAGCACACATTGTTCCTATGATAACCAAGATGTATTCAACATAAGAACCGTATCGGGCGGCGAATGTGAGGGTGTCGCGCAGCGGGAGCGACTCGATGAGGTGCCGCGCCTCGAAAATGCCGGTCTGCTGGGTGACGGTTCCGTCGGGCAGGATCATGGCCGAGGAACCGGACGTTGCCGCGACCACCACGGAGCGATCCAGCTCGATGGCCCGCATGCGGCTCATGGCCAGCTGCTGGTAGGTCATGTCCGAGAACCCGAAGGTGGCGTTGTTCGTCGGGGTGGTCAGGATCTGGGCACCCGCCTTGACCGCGTCGCGTCCGGCGGCGTCGAAGGCGACCTCGTAGCAGGTGGCGACGCCCACCGCGATCGGGTTATCGTGGTTGCGCGCGTTGATGTGCACGACCCCGTCGCCGTCGCCGGGCTTGAAGTCGCTGGCCAGGTCCACCAGCGGGGTGATCATCCGGAAGAAGCGCCGCCAGGGCATGTACTCGCCGAACGGCTGCAGGAACTTCTTGTAGTGGTACTCCCCCACGCCCGTGTCCGGATCCATGACCACCATCGTGTTACGGTCGCCCACCTCGTCGCGGGTGATCGTGCCCACGAGGATGGGCGCGTCGACCTTCTGCACTGCCTGGTCGATGAGTGCTTTCGCCTGGGGGTCGGTAAACGGGCCCACGTCGGAGGCGTTCTCCGGCCAGATCACCATGTCGACGGGCTGGTCGATGCGCATGGTCTCCTCGACGTGGTTGGTGAGCACCGCGCGGCGCTGGGCGTTGAAGTCCAGGCCGAGGCGCGGCACGTTGCCCTGCACCGCGGCGACCGTCACCGAGCCGGAATCGGGTGCCTTCCCGCCGGTCACCCAGGCGGTGCCGGTGGCCACCGCGGCGACGGCCAGAACTGCGGCCCCGAGCTTGCGGCTGTCGGCGCGCAGCACGCCGACGAGCGCGAGGCCCACGCACACGGTGCTGAAGCCCACCAGTGCTGGCCCGCCCCAGGCCGCCAGCTCCTTGAGGGGCCCCGAGACCTGCCCCCAGCCCAGCCGCACCCACGCAAAGCCCCCGAAGGGGAAGGTGCTGCGTGCCCATTCGATGGCCTGGTACACGAAGGCGAAGGCCCACGGCATCCACCTGCGTGCGCCGAGCCTGGCGATGAGCGTTCCGAACAGTCCCGACCAGAGCGCGAGGTAGATGCACAGGGCGATGTAGGGCATCTTGCCCACCAGCTCGCCGATCCACGGCAGGAGCAAGAGATAGAGCGTCATCGCGTGGGCGAATCCTACGAGGAATCCTCCTCTTCCGCTCAGGTTGCCGTAGGCATCGACAAGCCAGAAAAGCGGGCGCTGGAACCACCGCGCGGGGCGCTGACGGGCGGGGACGAGTCGCCCGCTGCCGCCGACAAATGGCCACGCGGAACGCGGGGCGAGGGAGAGAAACAGCAGGCCAGCACCCACCCACGCCGCGACGAACCACCCGAGCGGCTCGTAGGAGGAAAACAAGAGAAGGCCCGCGGCGGCGGCGAGCGCCAGCCTGGACAGCAGCGTGAGGAAGAGCGTGAACATCGGCGCTGATTCTAGCCGCTGCCCCGGCACCGCGGGACGTTGGGGCGACGAGTCGCGGGGCGGCGGGCGGGAAAAACCCGCCCGGGCGAGACGCTAGCCTCTCCAGGCGGGTTTCTAGGCCGCGTTGCGGCGCCTACTTCGCGCCGCCGCCCGGCTTGCCAAAGTCCTCCGGCTTGAGGTTTCGCGACCACTCCTGGATCTCGGTCTCGTCGATGACGATGGGCCGCGAGGCGGGAGCATCGCTGGCGGAGGCATCGCCGAAGCTGCCGTAGCTCACCCGGGTGCGGTACTGGTTGGTGGCTTCGAAGCTGCGAACGCCCAGGTCCTCGATGAAGGCGCGCAGCTTCTTGGCGAGGCCGCGGCGCGCGAGCGCGCGGGTCGGCGGGAGGATGAGCAGCAGGCCCACGATGGAGGTCAGGAAGCCGGGCAGGGCGACGAGCACGGAGCCTGCGGCAAGCAGGCCGATGTCGCCAGCGGCTTGGCCGGGCGTTCCCTTGCCCTTTTCCAGACGGGCGGCGATGGCGCGCATCTCGTAGGCGGCCAGGACGAGGCCACCGAAGAGGAAGATGAGCAGCCACATGAGCGCTGCGCCGGTGCCGAGCCAGGAGGCCACGGCCCAGAAGGTCAGCGCTTCGAGGAGGATATAGGGAACACCAATGATTGCGGGCATGTTCCCCACAATAGCCAGCGAGGCTAAAAATAGCCTGGAAAATTGCCGCTGCTCGCCTAGGGCGAACAAGATAGGCGGCTGGGTGAGCTCTCAGCCCGTGCCCAGCCGCCAGCACCGTGGGTTCGGGGCGCAGAAAGTGGTTCAATAACCCTGCGCCGAGTTTAAGGTGCGGTTCATTGCGCCGGGGCTACTGCCCGCGGTCGTTGCGCTCCTCGAGATCGCCCTCCATCTCCAGGAAGGTCTGGCGCAGCGTGTCGAGCGCCTCCTCGGAGGGCTCCTCCCACAGGCCGCGCTCGTGGGCCTCGAGCAGACGCTCGGAGATGTCGCGCAGCGCCCACGGGTTGGACTGTTCGAAGAACTCGCGGTTGACCGGGTCGGCGACGTAGGTGCTGGTCAGCGTCTCGTACATCCAGTCCTCCATGAGGCCGGTGGTCGCGTCGTAGCCGAAGAGGTAGTCGACGGTGGCGCTCATCTCGAAGGCCCCCTTGTAGCCGTGGTTGCGCATGGCCTCGATCCAGCGCGGGTTGACCACGCGGGCGCGGAAGACGCGGCGGGACTCCTCGTGCAGGGTGCGGGTCTTGACCGTCTCCTGGCGGGTCGAGTCGCCCACGTAGGCCTCCGGGTTGCTGCCGGTGAGCGCGCGGACGGTGGCCACCATGCCGCCGTGGAACTGGAAGTAGTCGTCCGAGTCGGCGATGTCGTGCTCCTTTGAGTCGACGTTCTTCGCCGCCACCTGAATGCGGGTGTAGGCCCGCCGCATGTCCTCGTCGGCCTTCACGCCGTCGACGCCGCGTCCGTAGGCGTAGCCGCCCCAGGTGGTGTAGACCTCGGCGAGGTCCTTGTCGTCGCGCCACGCGCCGGACTCGATGAGCTGGAGCAGCCCAGCGCCGTAGGTGCCCGGCTTGGAGCCGAAGATTCGGCGGATGCGCGTGTCGCTTCCCTCCCCGTCGTTGCTTGTTGCGGCGGCGTCCTGGCGGGCGTGCGCGCGCACGTAGTTGTCCTCGTCGGACTCTTCGAGGCTGGCCACGAGCTGGACCGCGTCGTCGAGCAGGGCGATGACGTGTGGGAAGGCGTCGCGGAAGAAGCCGGAGATGCGCACCGTGGTGTCGATGCGCGGTCGGCCGAGCTCCTCCAGCGAGATGACCTCGAGGCGCACGACGCGGCGGGAGGCCTCGTCCCACACCGGGCGCACGCCCAGCAGCGCGAAGACCTCGGCGATGTCGTCGCCGGAGGTGCGCATGGCGGAGGTTCCCCACACCGACAGGCCCACCGACTGCGGGTAGGCGCCGTCGTGGTCGGCCTGGTAGCGCTCGATGAGCGAATCCGCCAGCAGCGTGCCGGTCTCCCACGCCAGCCGCGAGGGCAGCGACTTCGGGTCGACGGAGTAGAAGTTGCGGCCGGTGGGCAGCACGTTGATGAGCCCGCGCATGGGCGAACCCGACGGCCCCGCCTCGATGAAGCGGCCGTCGAGGGCGCGCAGCACCTGGTCGATCTCGCCGGCGGACTGCGCCAGCCTCGGGATGACCTCCTGACAGGTAAAGACGAGCAGCTTGACCAGTCCCGCGCGATCGGCGCCTTCCGGCAGCTCTGTTTCTTGCACGAGCTTGTCGACGCCTTCGGCTCGCCACCCCTCTACCTCGAGACGCTGGAGCAGCCCCTTGGCGAGCTCCTCGATGTCGTCGACGCGGTGGCGGGACTCGTCGCCCGCCTCGGACAGGCCGAGCGATTCGCGCAGACCCGGGACGGCCTCCTCGCCGCCCCACAGCTGGCGGGCGCGCAGCATCGCGAGCACGAGCTCGACCCGCATCTCGCCGGTGACGGCCTCGCCCAGGATGTGCAGGCCGCCGCGGATCGCGACGTCCTTGATCTCGCAGAGCCAGCCGTCGATCTCCATCATCTTGTCGTCGAAGGCCTCGTCGTCGGGGCGCTCCTCCCAGCCCAGGTCGGAGTCCATCTTCGCTGCCTGCAGCAGGGTCCAGATCTCCTGGCGGATGGCCGGAAGCTTGGCCGGGTCCATGGCGGCGATGGAAGCGTGCTCGTCAAGCAGCTGCTCGAGGCGGGTGATGTCGCCGTAGCTCTCCGCGCGCGCCATCGGCGGGATCATGTGGTCGACGAGGGTCGCGTGGGCGCGGCGCTTGGCCTGGGTGCCCTCGCCGGGGTCGTTGACGAGGAACGGATAGATGAGCGGAAGCTCGTTGATCGCCTGATCCGGGTAGCATTCGGCCGAAAGGCCCGCGTTCTTGCCCGGCAGCCACTCCATGTTTCCGTGCTTGCCCATGTGGACGATGGCGTCGGCGCCGAAGATCTTCCGCAGCCAGAAGTAGGTTCCCAAGTAGTGGTGGTTGGCGGGAAGATCCGGGTCGTGGTAAATGCCCACGGGGTTGTCGCCGAAGCCGCGCGGTGGCTGCACCATGACCACGACGTTGCCGAACTGCAGGCCAGCGATGTAGATCTCGCCCGTGGCCCCGTTGACGTAGTGGGTGCCGGGGGCCGCGCCCCAGTGCTCCTCCATCTCCTCGCGCATGGCGGCGGGCAGCGTGTCGAAGAAGCGCAGGTAGTCGTCCTTGGCCAGCTTCAGCGGGTTGTTTTCGAGCACCTCCTCGGTGAGCCACTCGGGGTCGTGGCCGCCGGCCTCAATGACGGCGTGCATGAGGGCGTCGCCGTCGAGGGTGCCCTCCACGTCGCTGGCGGTGAACCCCGGGATCGCGCTGGTGTCGCCGAGGTCGTAGCCGGCAGCGTTGAGGGCGCGCAGCACCCTCAACGCGGACAGCGGGGTGTCCAGGCCCACGGCGTTGCCGATGCGGGCGTGCTTGGTCGGGTACGCGGAGAACATGAGCACGAGCTTCTTCTCGGCGTTGGGCAGCCTGCGCAGCCGCGCGTGGCGGTAGGCGATGCCCGCGAGCCGATCGCAGCGCTCGAGGTCGGGGACGTAGGAGATGAGCCCGTGCTCGTCGTACTCCTTGAACGAGAAGGCCACGGAGATGAGGCGGCCGTCGAACTCGGGCACGGCCACCTGGCTGGCGACGTCCATCGGCGAGAGTCCCTCGTCGGATTCCTCCCACTCGGCGCGGGAGTTGGTCAGAGCCAGCCCCTGGATGATCGGGATGTCGATGCCCGCGAGCGCGGCCACGTCCCAGGCCTCGTCGTCGCCACCGGCTCCGGCGGTGGCGGGCTTGGTGCCACCCGCGGCGAGCACGGTGGTGATGAGGACATCGCACGTAGCGATTTCGTCGATAAGCTCCTGCGGCGCCTGGCGCAAGGAAGCCGCAAACAGCGGAACTGCGACCGCGCCGCGCGCCTCGATCGCGCGCGAGAGCTGGGTGATGTAGTTGGTGTTGCCGGCGAGGTGCTGGGCACGGTAGTAGATGATGCCGATGCGCGGGGCCTCGGGGTCGGCGACGGCGGACTCGAAGTCGAGGTGGCCCCAGATGGGCATGTGGGTGGGCTCCTCGAAGCCCAGGCCCGTGAGCAGGAGCGTGTCGCTCAAGAAGTGGTGGAGGTTGACGAGGTTGCGGGTGCCGCCCTCGGCGAGGTAGGTGTGCGCGGTGGTGGCGACGCCGGCGGGGACGGTGGAGATTTCCGTGAGCTCGGCGTCGACGGCCAGCTCGCCGGAAACCACGACGGTGGGCACGCCCGAGGCTGTCAGGGCACGCAGCCCCTCCTCCCACGCGCGCTTGCCGCCGAGCAGGCGGACGACGAAGACGTCGGTGTCCCCCAGCAGGTCCTGCAGCGCGGCCTCGGAGAGGTGGATGGGGTTGGCGAACCGGTAGCTCACCTCCTCGTGTTCATTCGCGGCCTTAGCGGTGAGCAGGTCGGTGTCGGAGGTGGAAAGCAGGGTAATCATGCTGGTGGGTAACCTCGGGAAAGGCTCGTGGCGGGAAGCGCGCCCGCGGACGGAACAAGAACAAAGAAGATCCGCGTGATGGTCTGACTGTGACAGTGGCGCGACCGCCCGGAGTTTCACCGGCTTCACCACGCGGAAGTCCCGAGTCGGGCTCGCGCTGCAGCACCGACTCGAAGTGGTTCTCACCTTACCCGAGGCCTGTTCGCGGGTGCCCCAGCCCGCCGCGGCTAGGCCTCGAGGTGCACCTCGGGGGCGTGGGTGGTCGCCCGGGAACGGTCGCTGGAGCCATGGACGAAGAGATAGACCACGCCGGAGACGATCACGAGGCCGGAGAGCACCCAGTACATCGTCTTGTAACCGCTCGCGGTGATGAGCATGCCCAAAGCGATGGGGCCGAAGCCGACACCGACGTCGAGGAAGAGGAAGAGCGTGGAGATGCCCGCGCCCATCTCCTTGGTGGGAACCAGCCGCACGGCGATGGCCTGCGCAGCGGGCAGGAGCGAGCCGTACCCCAGGCCGACGAACAGGCCGGCGACCACGACCATCCAGTTGGTGGAGGCGGCGGCGAGCAGCGCCAAGCCGATGGCGAAGGTCACCACGGCGGAGTAAATGACCACGTTGTCGCCGTTCCTGTCCTGAACCCGGCCGAGGAACAACCGCATGACCAGGGAGATCGCGGCGTAGGCGATGAAGAAGAGGCTGGCGCCAGCCTCCAGGCCGTTCGCGCGGGAGTAGGCGTTGATGTAGGTGATCACGCCCGCGTAGCCGACGCCGATGAGCAGCATGAAGACGCCGATCGGGGCGACGTGCGGGTGAATCATCGAGCGCAGGCTGCGCCCGCCGCCGTGGTGGGCCTCCTCCGGGTTGCGGATGAACAGGGCGAAGGCGAAGGCGAGCACCGCGAGCGCCGTCACGATGTCGAATACCGCGGTGTAGCTCCACTTATGGGTGAGCGCCAGGCCCGCCGCGGGGCCGAGCGCCGCCGACAGGGTGGTCCCGAGCGCGAAGTATCCGGTCCCCTCCGCGCGGCGGGTCGCGGGGATCACCGACTGGGCCACGGCCATAACCGCGGTGGAGGCGATGGCGTAGAAGGCGCCGTGCACGATGCGGACCAGGATGAGGAGCACTAGCGAGTGTGCGGGGAAGTAGGCCAGGCACGCGAGCACGATGACGATCAGCGAGATGATCAGCGATTTCTTCCTGCCTATGGCGTCGACAAGCATGCCTGAAAACAGGCGCGCGGCGGTGGCGCCAACGACGAAGGCGCTGGAGGCGAAACCGCCCGCGGTCTCG
This is a stretch of genomic DNA from Corynebacterium vitaeruminis DSM 20294. It encodes these proteins:
- a CDS encoding FxsA family protein translates to MPAIIGVPYILLEALTFWAVASWLGTGAALMWLLIFLFGGLVLAAYEMRAIAARLEKGKGTPGQAAGDIGLLAAGSVLVALPGFLTSIVGLLLILPPTRALARRGLAKKLRAFIEDLGVRSFEATNQYRTRVSYGSFGDASASDAPASRPIVIDETEIQEWSRNLKPEDFGKPGGGAK
- the lnt gene encoding apolipoprotein N-acyltransferase; amino-acid sequence: MFTLFLTLLSRLALAAAAGLLLFSSYEPLGWFVAAWVGAGLLFLSLAPRSAWPFVGGSGRLVPARQRPARWFQRPLFWLVDAYGNLSGRGGFLVGFAHAMTLYLLLLPWIGELVGKMPYIALCIYLALWSGLFGTLIARLGARRWMPWAFAFVYQAIEWARSTFPFGGFAWVRLGWGQVSGPLKELAAWGGPALVGFSTVCVGLALVGVLRADSRKLGAAVLAVAAVATGTAWVTGGKAPDSGSVTVAAVQGNVPRLGLDFNAQRRAVLTNHVEETMRIDQPVDMVIWPENASDVGPFTDPQAKALIDQAVQKVDAPILVGTITRDEVGDRNTMVVMDPDTGVGEYHYKKFLQPFGEYMPWRRFFRMITPLVDLASDFKPGDGDGVVHINARNHDNPIAVGVATCYEVAFDAAGRDAVKAGAQILTTPTNNATFGFSDMTYQQLAMSRMRAIELDRSVVVAATSGSSAMILPDGTVTQQTGIFEARHLIESLPLRDTLTFAARYGSYVEYILVIIGTMCAVGALSFRKQRKDA
- a CDS encoding MFS transporter — protein: MTTTSSRPRLITSTFAFAWLVNFAQFMVFYLLVTIMALYAAQQFGASETAGGFASSAFVVGATAARLFSGMLVDAIGRKKSLIISLIVIVLACLAYFPAHSLVLLILVRIVHGAFYAIASTAVMAVAQSVIPATRRAEGTGYFALGTTLSAALGPAAGLALTHKWSYTAVFDIVTALAVLAFAFALFIRNPEEAHHGGGRSLRSMIHPHVAPIGVFMLLIGVGYAGVITYINAYSRANGLEAGASLFFIAYAAISLVMRLFLGRVQDRNGDNVVIYSAVVTFAIGLALLAAASTNWMVVVAGLFVGLGYGSLLPAAQAIAVRLVPTKEMGAGISTLFLFLDVGVGFGPIALGMLITASGYKTMYWVLSGLVIVSGVVYLFVHGSSDRSRATTHAPEVHLEA
- the cobN gene encoding cobaltochelatase subunit CobN codes for the protein MITLLSTSDTDLLTAKAANEHEEVSYRFANPIHLSEAALQDLLGDTDVFVVRLLGGKRAWEEGLRALTASGVPTVVVSGELAVDAELTEISTVPAGVATTAHTYLAEGGTRNLVNLHHFLSDTLLLTGLGFEEPTHMPIWGHLDFESAVADPEAPRIGIIYYRAQHLAGNTNYITQLSRAIEARGAVAVPLFAASLRQAPQELIDEIATCDVLITTVLAAGGTKPATAGAGGDDEAWDVAALAGIDIPIIQGLALTNSRAEWEESDEGLSPMDVASQVAVPEFDGRLISVAFSFKEYDEHGLISYVPDLERCDRLAGIAYRHARLRRLPNAEKKLVLMFSAYPTKHARIGNAVGLDTPLSALRVLRALNAAGYDLGDTSAIPGFTASDVEGTLDGDALMHAVIEAGGHDPEWLTEEVLENNPLKLAKDDYLRFFDTLPAAMREEMEEHWGAAPGTHYVNGATGEIYIAGLQFGNVVVMVQPPRGFGDNPVGIYHDPDLPANHHYLGTYFWLRKIFGADAIVHMGKHGNMEWLPGKNAGLSAECYPDQAINELPLIYPFLVNDPGEGTQAKRRAHATLVDHMIPPMARAESYGDITRLEQLLDEHASIAAMDPAKLPAIRQEIWTLLQAAKMDSDLGWEERPDDEAFDDKMMEIDGWLCEIKDVAIRGGLHILGEAVTGEMRVELVLAMLRARQLWGGEEAVPGLRESLGLSEAGDESRHRVDDIEELAKGLLQRLEVEGWRAEGVDKLVQETELPEGADRAGLVKLLVFTCQEVIPRLAQSAGEIDQVLRALDGRFIEAGPSGSPMRGLINVLPTGRNFYSVDPKSLPSRLAWETGTLLADSLIERYQADHDGAYPQSVGLSVWGTSAMRTSGDDIAEVFALLGVRPVWDEASRRVVRLEVISLEELGRPRIDTTVRISGFFRDAFPHVIALLDDAVQLVASLEESDEDNYVRAHARQDAAATSNDGEGSDTRIRRIFGSKPGTYGAGLLQLIESGAWRDDKDLAEVYTTWGGYAYGRGVDGVKADEDMRRAYTRIQVAAKNVDSKEHDIADSDDYFQFHGGMVATVRALTGSNPEAYVGDSTRQETVKTRTLHEESRRVFRARVVNPRWIEAMRNHGYKGAFEMSATVDYLFGYDATTGLMEDWMYETLTSTYVADPVNREFFEQSNPWALRDISERLLEAHERGLWEEPSEEALDTLRQTFLEMEGDLEERNDRGQ